GTGTAACTTGCAGCATAGTTGCTGAGGAGAAAGTTTCGTTCAGATACAGAAGAACGGAGTTTATGGAGTTATTgtgattttcttttcatttttaacTACCTATGGTGAGGTCGATAGTGAAATTTTAtagcaaaagaaaagaacaaaataaaGGGTTGTAGCCATGCCTGTTTCCAATTTCTCTCCTGACAGGACTTGCAAGTGCAGTGAACCCTGCATTCTGATTCCGAAATACACCCTTTTCACCATTCTTGAGAGGGCTACTTACACTCCCTGGCACATTTCTCCTAGGAGAGGCCTCAGAATCTGCTGATATGTCTAACTGAAGGACTCTACAGGACAAAAAATAGAATGACTGTAAGTAATGATTATTATATTTATTTGCTGAAAGCCTGCCTCAATCATTGATCACACTGTGTTGTGTTAACTGCAATGGTAGCTATTATGCACCAAAAGTCTGAAACTCAAATTTGAACCTGAGGACCAAACAAGAGAATGAAAGGGCTGACCATGATCCCAGAAATTATCTATATGTTTGAGCTTTGAGTTATGGGACTATTCTACACCTGGGTTATATGAAATGAATAGGCGTGCACCCGATTCCTATATATGGGCGGGTTAGGATGTTCATTGCTGAAACAGAAAGGAGGTATGAGCATGACCCACCGTTTACTTGTCACTGATTTTTAACCCAGTAATTTACCAGATGTAGAAGCTGACTCCAATGTTACCCTTATTAACAAACACGGTGAAAAGCATTGTTTTAACCGCACTCAGAAGCCTCAAGTTTCAAACTACTAGTGGTAAGCAGAGACCAAAACAGTTAGTGGTACCATCAAGCTGTAAATGGTTAGTAGTAGTCCTATTGGCCGATTTCAAAGAAATTTAGCTAAAAGTCAGCAGTAACCTGATTCCACGTGCTCCTAAGTATTGAAGTCAttaacttcattttttttcagttACGAATATCAGGTGCAGGACTATACTATGCTATCAATCAAGCTTGGGAGGGTGCAAGCAAAAACAAGAGAAAGTCCTGCAGCTAGTGAGAGGCCATTGGTCAGGTCAGCTCCAATTCATTACGGTCTGTTGTGGGGAGCTAAAGTAAAAGCTAAGCTGATGGCACCTGAGATTACTCCGAGATCGCGCGGAACTAGACTCGACGCGCAGCTTACTCCACCCAAACATTCGTGGTGAAAGGACCCCGAATTAACAGTCGAACAAGCACACGATTAATCGGCGCGCACGCTTGCCCCAGTCCCAAGCAGAGGCGAGCGGAAAGCGAAGCAAAGGCTCCATCCATCCAGGCAGGCTCCCCCCAGCTCAAACGGAACCAACATCCGCCCAGGGCGAAACAGCTCTCCTGATCGGAGTCAAAAGGGCCGCGGGAGCTCCCCACCCAGaactggagctggagctggagcgcgGAAGCTGGCGGGGAAGGGGTGAGGGGAGttggagagggggagggaggtcGATCGGGTGCTGACCTGGATGAGCCCATGGCGGCGTCCCCGGCGGGGAGCCCGGGAGGCGGCGCCgtgggcggcggagcggaggaCGGCGAGGTGGTCGATGGAatgccgcggaggaggaggaggaggaggaggcgtccgGAATGGGCAGCGGGCCACGCGACGACTCGGAACTAACGGGGCGCTTCCCTTCGGCTTCGCCTCGGACGAGTCAGAAGACTGATATGtgggccccgcctcctcccgcggGGGTCTCGTCTCCAGCTCGGCTCAACTCGCTGGCTGGCCGGCCCTCCCAGTCTTCCGGGACTCGAAGCGGCGGCCGGTGTCCTCACTGATCCGTGGGACCGGAGAGATGTCTGGCCCACATGGCAGTCATGGCGACGAGTTTGGCCCGGGCGTGCGGAATTCATTTGGTTTGACCGGGCAAtccaacatggcagcagccttTGCGTGACCGCGGTTTGACCAGGTTTTTCCTCCTTGATTTTTTCTTCAGTTCCTactacccacctgccactgttCTGCGTCCTGCTCGTTTTGTATtttgatcctttttttttctctaactAATAACATGGGGTTAGCCACAGGAAGTctcttgtttagttcacctccaactcccaactttggcactatgcaaaaagaagatttcccatcacatcaaacttacggtatatgcatggagtactaaatgtagacgaaattaaaaactaattgtacagctttgttgtactttgcgagacgaatcttttgagcctaattagtcaatgtttggacaataattcacaaatacaaacgaaacgctacagtgtgctacagtgttgtaacagtaatttggtacctccaaactttggcaactaaacaaggtccaAGTACTGTACTATACTTCTTCCAGGATAGATATGAATAaaaattttatttcaaaaaaaagatatgAATAAAAATGATCACTAGGGAATCTTCCATGTTTCGGATGATGTATTTTGAAGGTTGGTTGCTGTTTGTATGCCACTTGTTTAGTGATCCGGATAAAACGATGACGGTAGCGGTGAtgtcacctttttttttgtgttcaTAATATACTTTTGCTGCTTGGCCAAATTCCGTCAAAATATACGGCAAAACTTGGCACTTTGCGGCATCAAACCAAAACGCTTCAAATGATCGTTTTTTAGGGGCCAATCTGAGATTCGACGGGTGATATGCGAATTACAAATGAACCCGAGCGCCTTTGCGCGAAACATCCAGGGGAAAAAGGGCCAAGCGAACGGTGTACGCCGCCgcacccccaccgccggccctaatcgtctcgtctcgtctcttCCTCCCGACCTCACTCACTgcctccccctcgccgccgccgccgccgccgccgcgccggggatGTCGCGCACGCTGGTGCAGCCGGTGGGGCAGAAGCGCCTCACCAACGTGGCGGTGGTGCGCCTGCGCAAGCACGGCCAGCGCTTCGAGATCGCCTGCTTCCCCAACAAGGTGCTCTCCTGGCGGTCCCGCACCGAGAAGGACCTCGACGAGGTGCTCCAGTCCCACACCGTCTACTCCAACGTCTCCAAGGGCGTCCTCGCCAAGTCCAAGGAACTCATCAAGGCCTTCGGCACCGACGACCAGACCAAAATCTGTATCGAGGTATCCATCCATCTACCTATCCAATCCCCCGTCGCACTGACCAGATGGTTGCTGTCACTGTGACGCTGCCGACTCAATTGATGATCTGTGGTTTGAATTGCTAGATTCTGGAGAAAGGGGAGCTCCAGGTCTCCGGCAAGGAGAGGGAGGCGCAGCTCTCTAGCCAGTTCCGCGACATCGCCACCATCGTCATGGAGAAGACGATCAACCCGGAGACCCGCCGCCCCTACACCATCACCATGATCGAGCGCCTCATGCACGAGATACACTTCGCCGTCGACCCAAACCTCACATCCAAGGAACAGGTACATACCTTATTCGGAGATACTTATATACAGTATCACTGTTTGAGTAGAATACCTGATTAGAATCTGGTGGCTGTAGTCTTTAGGGAACCATTTAAGTTCTACAATTGGTGGCATGTCATACAAGGGATAGATGACCCCCTGGTTCCTGTACAATCAGCTTATCATCTCTGCCAATTTCAGAAGCTCATGCACTTCAGTATCATCTATAGGCTAAAACTAGAATTCAGAGATGGCTATTTTACACATTTTTCATGTCTGAATCTCAGTTCAAATGTTGAACTAGGTTCCTCTAGGCATATGCAGAACACTATTAGACTTTTATCCACTTTGCCATTCATCATTTCTAGCTATAATCTGCAGAACTAGATCACCATTAAAGATGGTAGTGGTACCATTTACAGGCCCATTAATTGCATATCAAATACCTTAGTCAACTTGTCTTTCTATTTTCAATAATTCAATAGTTTGCCAATTTTTAGGCTACTATAGATGATGCTAATAGGCGACTTCCAGTTTTGGATTTAATTGGCATGGCTACAATATCACTAATAGGCTGGCTGACCAATTGAGTTATTAGTTTGCAACACTGAATTCACGATCATATATAGCCTATCAAAAGATAGCGTAACAATGGTTTTTATGGGCATTAATTGCGTATCAGGTACATCTTGAGTCTGAATTGTATATTCCAATGAATTATTTACcttatgtttgtttagcatagtATTTAGAAACCGTCAGCATTACCTGCATGCAGGACATGGTGATAGATATTGCCCACACCAATGTGATATTCCTTTATCTACCGATTCTTACTCTATTTTTCATTTGTTGTCTTTGGTCTTGCAGGCTCTAAAAGTTATCAAGAAGCTCATAGAGCACTTCCCCATAAAGCGTGCACCACTGAGGGTGCGGTTCACTGCACCAAAGCCCAACTTTGCAGGCCTTATGGAGAAGGTTGCTGAATGGAATGCTACAGTCATATCAAAGGATGAATCTGGCACTCAGCCTTCTATTGTAAGTCCATTAATTCTTGTTTTGCTGGCTATTTCTACATCACATGATTGCCTATTCATATGTAATTGCCACCAGTGTTCCTTTTTAAGCTCGAGCCATTTAAAAATATTGTATGCCCTGACCCCCCATCACTGGTTACACAGTGTCATAGAGCTGGCACAAGGTTTCTAATGTCATCTAGCTTTCTCTTTTCGCCAGAAGTCTTGCTTTTAAGATGGAAAAGTTATCACAAATTTAGAATTTTGGTTGGTCCATGATACCTAGTCAAATGTTTCAAAAATCACAAGGCTCTAGATGGGCCTTGGGAGGTGTTACTGCCTGATTGCCAGTTATGAACAATATGTGACCATTAGGCGCTAGGCGCCACTCTTCCGCCTAGCGCCTCCAAAGTTGGCTAGGCAGTAGGCTCTGGAAGTCTCTGTAATGTACTTTATATGATGAACTTAACATTAAACTGTACTAAGCCTGTTTTACTGTTTTCATTTGCTGATGAAGCCTAACTGCACATGTCTCATACTGAACCTTATTATCATTGATCTACGAAATGTAACTGTGAGTGATGTGTTTACAGGTGTGTGAGATTGAGCCTTCCATTCTGCACTCATGTGAGGAGCGGTTGAAGGATGTGCAAGGGAGGGTGGAAGTCCTATCCGTCTCAGCGCATGCAGAAGGTGGCCTGTCTGTGGAGCAGGATGACAATGTTGAAGTGCTGCAAGCAGCGCCTGCAAAGCAGTCTGATGCTGTTGCGCAGATAACCGAGACAATGCAGAAGCAGAACATTTCTACTGAAACCCAGGGCAGCGCACAAGGCAAGCAGCAGAGAAGGTGCAAGGAGTGCGATGTACTAGTGGATGACAAGCTATACAGAGAGCACTGCAAGAGCGGGTGGCACAAGCACAACTACACGCGCCACAAGAACGGGCTCCCGCCTCTCAGCCAAGAGGAGTGCATGGTAGAGATGGAGTTGGCCGACTCCAAGAAGGACCTCAAGGACTATGATTTCTGATGAGAGGTGAGCTGGAAGTTGTCCTGTGATCTTGTGCCTGGACGCTAATGCAGTCGGTCTAATGCTTTGTTGGTCTGATGTTAGCCAGGGTTAAGTAACGGGGAGGGCGCAGGACATGAAGGTGCTGCTgcagttttcttcctttttcccccCTTTTTATGAGAACAGATATGGTGGAGCGCGGGTGCTGTATAGTGGCTTAGTCAGATAGTTTAGGTCTGGCTGTCTGGAAGGCTTTGTATAGTAAAGCCGAATGGAATGCTCCATGGCTGTTCTGTGACGGCACGCTATATGAAGTTGAAACGTTGCTTGTTACTTATTGAATATCCTTTGTGGCTGTTTGGTTTGTGATGATGAGCAGATAGCCTTAGGTGCATAGATGTTACTGTTAGTGGTTAAAAATCGTCTGAATTTGGTGGTACTTGGCCTACCATGTATATCACAGATGCATTTGAGCCAATGGTAATCTCAATCCAAACAATAGACTGTAATAAGTGGTAATGTACCAATCTAAACAATAGACTGACTGCTTTTTCGCATATAGTACATATACAAGTGTGAAGAACCATTAGCATCACCAATCGAACTGGTAATGTACCAACCCAAAGAACAGGCTGTTAACTGTTACCTATTCGCATATGCATATACTActacaactaactaactatgaAGAAGCGCTAGCATCAACAAACTCTTTTGGCGAGCTACGCTAATCGTCCATACCAACTGTTCACTCATCCCGTGGTTAGCTCCAAATGGAAGTGTGGGAGCACTCAAGCCCTGAAGATGCTCATCTGCAACCTCGTCCTCCATACTCGTCCATTTGGAGCACTCCAGCCCTGAAGATGCTCATTTGCAACCTCGTCCTCCATACTCGAGTTGGAGATTGCTAGAGTTGCTCAAGTGAGACCTGTTGAGATCAGGTTAGGTCCAAGTCGTGTACGTGTATATCACGTATTAATTTTGTTTCATGAAATCTAAATCGAATCCAATTCGAGAGGGCTCTCCATTTAACCTTAGCTCAAGAGCCCTCGGGAGAAACAAAAGAAGAGCCAAGTGACAAAAACGGAAAGGGAAAGAGAGAGAAGTAACAAATATTTGAAGAAAGTAACACCACCTGAGCCCCTCCTCTGGTGATCTTCACCGTCTTCGGCGGGTGGTGGGCGGAGCGGTCGGTAACAGGTTGCCAACGGGCGCGGGGGCGTGGGTGGAGGACGGATTCTGCACCTTATGAGATGGCTGCATAAGTTAGGGGAGAATCGGACACGTGCCCATTTGTGAATCATGAATATGTTTAAGAGATTTCTAAAGATTGGGTTAATTCAAATTTGGATCTAGTCCGAAAAGGTTTAGGGTTTGGAACATTTAAATACATTACACGTCTAGAGTTTTGTTTTGGCACATTCTTAaattttaaaaacaatgttATACTAAAGAAAATACATGACTCATGTTCTAGTTTCTTCCTTTTACTCACGATATTTTATTCTAAGAGAACATTTCTAAAATATCTAGGTGTACCTATGCATTATAATAAATGGAGAGAAGACAAACAATCACTTTATGTAGTGTCATAGGAATAGAGTCATCTTCCATGTCATGGTCCTCTGCTTATGAACATAGAAAAGACATTTCATAAATGAGCTCGCCTTAGTTGCACTAAGAGCAAAGCCATCCACCAAATCTTTTTCTAGGTGATTAGCTAAGTATTATTCACTGTTATTTTCTATTCTTGGTACAAATCGTTTTGAACCTGAGACAATaaaatttgttgttgttgttgagatCTTGGCTGAAAGTATATTGTGGATAATGATATAATATTCATAGGTCTACTTTAACTTTCGACAGAAATGTGTTGGATAGAAATGTAAGAAATGTGTTTGAAAATAACCGATCAAATGTGTTAGAAAGAATGCAAGAAATATATTACAAAACAACACACGTAAACATAATAGATGTACTGATTCCAGTCCTCCAGGTCGACATGCATGCTCATGATCAGGTCGAAGGCGTCCGGGTTGATGAACTCAGCTGTTCAAGCACCCCTCGCCTCCATCACCCAATCAAAAGTCTGCTTTGGCTCCATAAGGGTAGTACTGTATTTGATAACATACTAATATCCATTGATGCCTTCCCGAATGAGCTCCAATTATGCCCTGATGTCACTGGGCACGAACTCCCGCCGCATAAAGAACTGCTCCGCCGATGCCACGAACTGCTCATAATCCATGTCCCCGCCCGACTTGGTGAACTTAACTAGGTAGATTCCCATCAACCTCATTGCTAAATTCAAGTAGACGAGAACGTTGTGAGCGCCGAATTGCCCGCGGAGGTAGACACCACTCCGATACAGCAACCAGTAGCATTGGTACCAATGCAGGAGGACCTGTAGTGTATCATGTAATGCCCTAACTCTGGTGGTGTTGGGATCGCTTTGTGGTATGCCCACCATGTCTGTAAGCTCAGAGTTCTACGCGTAGGCCATCACGTCCACAAGCTTGTTATGCGGGCAATGCACGATCTTATGCAGTCACTCCACATTCTTGAGCTGAAAAAGGCAAACGACCCGAGTATTTTGTTTGCAGTGAGTTAGCTAGTTTGAGGCGAATGGTATTGCAGCAAGCAATAATAGTAGTAAACACAATCAACATCATAGCCTAGCCTTTCCTATCTCTTGAATGCAGGATCAAAAGATTGCTAGTGATAGCTTGATAGCTGCTGGAATCCAATGAACAATTCCAATGAACAAAGACATACACAAGAAACCATACCAGCACAACAGCTAAACTTTAACTTTGAATAGACATAAATGTGTTCGAAAATAACCGATCGAATGTGTTAGAAAGAAATGCAAGAAATATATTACAAAACAACACACGTAGAAATGCATAACCAAATTCACCAAACAGAATGATATGATGTAACACTGCAATTATGGATTAGCTCAGGTTCGTCAACCCTCACGTGTTAGACATGATCATGATCATTTACAACACGGAGCTTATTGTGTTGCCAAGCCTTCACCATTGTGTCGCTCCGGCGCAACCTGGAGCGCCACTGCCAGGTAAACCCCAACCTTTTCAATTGGATTATTCTCCACTGCAGCAAGATCGTATGGAAATCCATCATAGCCTGCATGTGTTAGCAACTAAGCAATTGAATGCAGTGCAAGAAAAGGCAACTTCATGTGGCGTTCTAGATGTTCTAATTATGAGATTAATGTCTCGTGCTTAATGAGCACGTCTTAGGAACACGAACAAGCGGTTACATCTTCCCTCACCAACCAGCTCGGATCTTAGGCATCAAACTCTCTTCttgtaaaaataatttaaaatagttTTGTGAAAATGGACGTATGAAGTGACAGTTCCGTAACTATTAGTGCAAAGCTGAGGTAGGCTTATAAAATTAACTCTTGTTTTCCTAATCCTTGTGATTAAGACACTAGTACACTACGGTACTCCTTCAAAACTCAGTTGTCATGTTTGCTTTCGACATTTTCCTTTTAATCGTGTCACTTTGAATTACATAGACTAATATTATTATTACTATTTATTCGAACATAGACACAAATactcgcatgcatgcatgcacattcatCATTGTAACTTACTTGTGCACTTGTGAATAGTACCTTGAGTCCAAAATAACTTTGTTGCACATAGATATTTTCGACAAATTTGTCGAAGCTATCAATTCGGTTATTACAAATGTTTGATATTATCATGCTAGTTCTACCTAGAATATATTGCAATACTTTTGCAGATTTATCATGATTccaaatataaaaaaattaggATTTTTAATCCCTCCCAGTTTCTGTTTTCAAATAAAGGATCCAGGAATCATAGTCATCTCAGAATATTTGACATCTTTGAACGTAAATAAAAGAAATTATAAAGATTGACAATATAAAAATGATGTTACTGGATTTGTGAAACCGACTGTTTTATAATatatgataatttttatttaaaacCATTTACttgtataaatattattattaaagtaatattttaatatttatgGACTGAGAGATGTGGATTgtcgtttttttttcaaaaaagagagaaagaaatcgTCTCCCGCTCGTTGAAACCAGCGACTCCCGCCCTTCCACTCTGCTCCCGCCCTCCGCTCCAAAAACCAGCAGAtttgggcggcgccggcgccggcgccaatCCGTAGACTCGTGGAGAGGGAGCTTGACGGCGGCGACGCGATGCCGATCGAGATGCCCCGCGGGCTGCCGTTCGCGGTGGACACGTGGACCCCGGCGTCGTCGCTGAAGCGCCACCGCTTCCTCACCCACGCCCACCGCGACCACCTCGCCGgcatcgccgccacctccgccgtctccgcctcctccccggtCTACGCCTCCCGCCTCACCATCCTCATCGCCCTCCGCATCTTCCCCCAGCTCCACCGCGCCGCGTTCGTCGAGCTGGAGGCGGGCGCCCCGCCGCTGCGCGTCCCCGACCCCGACGGCGACTTGACCGTCACCGCCTTCGACGCCAACCACTGCCCAGGTCCGCGTGCCTCTCCTGCTTCCCCTCGATCCCGGAATTTCGGATGATGCTGACCCCGTCTGTCTGCAGGCGCGGTGATGTTCCTGTTCGAGGGCCCCTTCGGCGCCGTCCTCCACACCGGCGACTGCCGCCTCACGCTGGACTGCCTCAGCGCCCTGATGCCCCTCCTCGCCCGCCGCATCGACTACCTCTTCCTCGACTGCACCTTCTCGCGATGCCCCCTGCAGTTCCCCACCAAGGAGGACTCCATCCGTCAGGTGAGCTCCTGCTTTGCCACATCCATCTGAATTCCCCACCCAATTGCTATAATTTTCTGATTCCAGGTGATCAATTGCATCTGGAAGCACCCGAACGCGCCGGTGGTCTACCTGGTGTGCGACATGCTGGGCCAGGAGGACGTCCTAATCGAGGTGTCCAAGGCGTTCGGATCCAAGATATACGTCGACAGGGACAAGAATTCAGATTGCCACCAGACGCTCTCGCACGTCGCGCCGGagatcctcgccggcgccgccgcgtcctccacCCGCTTCCACGTGATCCCGTTCCCGCGGCTGTCGGAGCGGGCAACGGAGATCCTCGCGCTGGCACGGGCCAGGCAGCAGCCAGAGCCCCTCATCATCAGGCCGTCCTCGCAGTGGTACGCGTACTACGATCCACCGGAGGGGTCGGCGCAGCAGAAACCGCTGCTGACGGAGCCGATGCGGGATGAGTTTGGGGTCTGGCATGTCTGCTTGTCGATGCATTCGTCCCGAGAAGAGCTGGAGCAGGCGTTGGGGATCCTCAAGCCCAAATGGGTTGTCTCGACGACGCCTCCGTGCATGGCAGTGGACCTGAGCTATGTCAAGAAGCATTGCGCCCTGTCCCGGTTTGGTCCTGATGATCCCATCTGGAAGTTGCTTGGGATACCTGATGGGATGTCTACTGGTATCAGCAAACCACAGGCAGCGCTGACGGTGGAAGCTGTCGGGGAGCGTGAGGAAG
The genomic region above belongs to Setaria italica strain Yugu1 chromosome VI, Setaria_italica_v2.0, whole genome shotgun sequence and contains:
- the LOC101757743 gene encoding ribosome maturation protein SBDS, producing the protein MSRTLVQPVGQKRLTNVAVVRLRKHGQRFEIACFPNKVLSWRSRTEKDLDEVLQSHTVYSNVSKGVLAKSKELIKAFGTDDQTKICIEILEKGELQVSGKEREAQLSSQFRDIATIVMEKTINPETRRPYTITMIERLMHEIHFAVDPNLTSKEQALKVIKKLIEHFPIKRAPLRVRFTAPKPNFAGLMEKVAEWNATVISKDESGTQPSIVCEIEPSILHSCEERLKDVQGRVEVLSVSAHAEGGLSVEQDDNVEVLQAAPAKQSDAVAQITETMQKQNISTETQGSAQGKQQRRCKECDVLVDDKLYREHCKSGWHKHNYTRHKNGLPPLSQEECMVEMELADSKKDLKDYDF
- the LOC101758694 gene encoding protein artemis, producing the protein MPIEMPRGLPFAVDTWTPASSLKRHRFLTHAHRDHLAGIAATSAVSASSPVYASRLTILIALRIFPQLHRAAFVELEAGAPPLRVPDPDGDLTVTAFDANHCPGAVMFLFEGPFGAVLHTGDCRLTLDCLSALMPLLARRIDYLFLDCTFSRCPLQFPTKEDSIRQVINCIWKHPNAPVVYLVCDMLGQEDVLIEVSKAFGSKIYVDRDKNSDCHQTLSHVAPEILAGAAASSTRFHVIPFPRLSERATEILALARARQQPEPLIIRPSSQWYAYYDPPEGSAQQKPLLTEPMRDEFGVWHVCLSMHSSREELEQALGILKPKWVVSTTPPCMAVDLSYVKKHCALSRFGPDDPIWKLLGIPDGMSTGISKPQAALTVEAVGEREEEFSSCTDECGSDDRSQAEAAEPTPADFEIRIEPPVTLFGSARFGLVQHESELWGHEYQIVEMIDNAELEAKDSATKTGCCHNSKPDESVEIIDLTEVATKEQTSVPESELLKGSKSDDGAEVVDLTEDGRKQMSFIAEPEQSMDDKGNGEVESVEAQEQDQTVHYDLQEVCRHKVTDAGKNRMKVTKEISISAVHVKVSATINKDDDTSTSETGENSDQGSERSSDSSTTVGSSKGLNTNLRRLYRSMNVSVPRPLPSLVELMGASKRPRVSQTVQL